The proteins below are encoded in one region of Pseudoduganella armeniaca:
- a CDS encoding EAL and HDOD domain-containing protein produces MHQTHFLVREPLLDPEQRVVGYELTWQHNPDLAVTQAGLEDLVGFVASQVNDPERGWLLRDKTLFLEAVPAMLSTDALYNLPPQHTVLSIATRELANPDTLAAVRALRAGDVGILLRNCDIARAGNRLPTICSYVEVRFSGTDVATQARTYAALKQSSVRMVGRPVTTWADFDACAALGIDAFVGKLHLTPRPGSEAKGLNPAQTVILQLMQMVNANADVAKLESVLKRDAALSYKLLRYINSAGFGMGREIQSLKQAITLLGYQPLSRWLTLLLATASTSGYSPVLLETAVVRGRLAELLSLETLGRAEAENVFVAGMFSLLDRLLGLPMKDVLETIQLSDEVVKALLERGGRYGPYLALAEACELNSTLVSSLAAALKISPADVNKAHLSALAWTQNVTA; encoded by the coding sequence ATGCACCAGACCCATTTCCTCGTGCGCGAGCCGTTGCTGGACCCGGAGCAGCGGGTGGTCGGCTACGAACTCACGTGGCAGCACAATCCGGACCTGGCCGTCACCCAGGCCGGCCTGGAAGACCTGGTCGGCTTCGTCGCCAGCCAGGTCAACGATCCCGAGCGCGGCTGGCTGCTGCGCGATAAAACCCTCTTTCTCGAAGCCGTGCCGGCGATGCTGTCGACGGACGCGCTGTACAACCTGCCGCCGCAGCACACGGTACTGTCGATCGCCACGCGCGAGCTGGCCAACCCGGACACGCTGGCGGCCGTGCGCGCGCTGCGGGCCGGCGACGTCGGCATCCTGCTGCGCAACTGCGACATCGCCCGTGCCGGCAACCGCCTGCCGACGATCTGCTCCTATGTCGAAGTGCGCTTTTCCGGTACCGACGTGGCCACGCAGGCGCGCACCTACGCAGCGCTGAAGCAATCCTCGGTCAGGATGGTGGGGCGGCCCGTCACGACCTGGGCCGATTTCGACGCCTGCGCCGCGCTGGGCATCGACGCCTTCGTCGGCAAGCTGCACCTGACGCCGCGCCCGGGCTCGGAAGCCAAGGGCTTGAATCCGGCCCAGACCGTGATCCTGCAGCTGATGCAGATGGTGAACGCGAACGCGGACGTGGCCAAGCTGGAAAGTGTGCTCAAGCGTGACGCGGCGCTGTCGTACAAGCTGCTGCGCTACATCAATTCGGCCGGCTTCGGTATGGGGCGCGAGATCCAGTCGCTGAAGCAGGCCATCACATTGCTGGGATACCAGCCGCTGTCGCGCTGGCTGACCTTGCTGCTGGCCACGGCCAGCACGTCCGGCTATTCGCCGGTGCTGCTGGAGACGGCCGTGGTGCGAGGCCGCCTGGCCGAACTGCTGAGCCTGGAAACCCTGGGCCGGGCGGAAGCGGAAAACGTCTTTGTCGCGGGCATGTTCTCGCTGCTGGACCGCCTGCTGGGCCTGCCCATGAAGGACGTGCTGGAAACGATCCAGCTGTCCGACGAAGTGGTGAAGGCGCTGCTGGAGCGGGGCGGGCGCTACGGCCCGTACCTGGCGCTGGCCGAGGCGTGCGAGCTGAACTCGACGCTGGTCTCGTCGCTGGCGGCCGCGCTGAAGATCAGCCCGGCAGACGTCAACAAGGCCCACCTGTCCGCGCTGGCGTGGACGCAGAACGTCACGGCCTGA
- the cheZ gene encoding protein phosphatase CheZ, with protein MGEQAAAAVTGTAAMTDPNEEFLSRIGHMTRALHENLRGLGLDKLIERAAEDIPDARDRLDYVARLSEDAAQKVLNATDDAGPLQDGIGKDAKELSAAWQAMLDGQGGDGDWRELAQRTIAALGSASEATTATKGHLMDIMMAQDFQDLTGQVIKRVTSIAQNLEKQLVQTLIDFAPEQLKKDIDTGLLNGPQIDKSADGIVADQGQVDDLLDSLGF; from the coding sequence ATGGGCGAGCAAGCAGCGGCAGCGGTCACGGGTACGGCCGCCATGACGGACCCGAACGAGGAATTCCTGTCGCGCATCGGTCACATGACCCGTGCGCTGCACGAGAACCTGCGCGGCCTGGGGCTGGACAAGCTGATCGAACGGGCGGCGGAGGACATTCCCGACGCCCGCGACCGCCTCGATTACGTGGCACGCCTGAGCGAAGACGCGGCGCAGAAGGTGCTCAATGCCACGGACGACGCCGGTCCGCTGCAGGACGGTATCGGCAAGGATGCCAAGGAACTGTCCGCCGCCTGGCAGGCCATGCTGGACGGGCAGGGTGGTGACGGCGACTGGCGCGAGCTGGCGCAGCGCACGATCGCGGCGCTGGGCTCCGCCTCGGAAGCCACGACCGCCACCAAGGGTCACCTGATGGACATCATGATGGCGCAGGATTTCCAGGACCTCACGGGCCAGGTGATCAAGCGCGTCACGTCGATTGCGCAGAACCTGGAAAAGCAGCTGGTGCAGACGCTGATCGACTTCGCGCCGGAACAGCTGAAGAAGGACATCGATACCGGCCTTCTGAACGGTCCGCAGATCGACAAGTCGGCCGACGGCATCGTGGCCGACCAGGGCCAGGTCGACGACCTGCTGGACAGCCTGGGCTTCTGA
- the cheY gene encoding chemotaxis response regulator CheY, with translation MADPKMKFLVVDDFSTMRRIVRNLLKELGYANVDEAEDGVMALAKLRAEQFDFVVSDWNMPNMDGLTMLQNIRADPALAKLPVLMVTAEAKKENIIAAAQAGANGYVVKPFTAATLDEKLNKIFEKLGA, from the coding sequence ATGGCTGATCCAAAGATGAAATTTTTAGTTGTTGACGACTTCTCGACGATGCGCCGCATCGTCCGGAATCTGTTGAAAGAACTGGGTTATGCCAACGTGGACGAAGCGGAAGACGGCGTAATGGCGCTGGCCAAGCTGCGTGCCGAACAATTCGACTTCGTCGTGTCCGACTGGAACATGCCGAACATGGACGGCCTGACCATGCTGCAGAACATTCGTGCCGATCCCGCGCTGGCCAAGCTGCCGGTGCTGATGGTGACCGCCGAGGCGAAGAAGGAAAACATCATCGCGGCGGCCCAGGCCGGCGCCAACGGCTACGTCGTCAAGCCTTTCACGGCCGCGACGCTGGACGAAAAACTGAACAAGATCTTTGAAAAGCTCGGAGCCTGA
- a CDS encoding protein-glutamate methylesterase/protein-glutamine glutaminase, whose protein sequence is MTIKVLVVDDSALIRSVMTEIINSQADMKVVGTAPDPLVARELIKQTNPDVLTLDVEMPKMDGLDFLEKLMRLRPMPVVMVSSLTERGSEITMRALELGAVDFVTKPKISIQTGMREYTDLIADKIRAASKARIRARTLPQAGAEGGVPLPQLRNPLMSSEKLIIVGASTGGTEAIREFLMQMPSDCPGILITQHMPEGFTRSFAKRLDSLCRISVQEAAGNERVLPGHAYIAPGHSHLLLTRSGANYMTKLDQGEPVNRHRPSVDVLFRSAAQHAGKNAVGVILTGMGKDGAAGMLEMKTAGAYNFAQDEASCVVFGMPREAIAVGATHEVGALQALPGMVLGYLAQHGMRALRV, encoded by the coding sequence ATGACAATCAAAGTACTGGTGGTCGACGACTCCGCGCTGATTCGCAGCGTCATGACCGAAATTATCAACAGCCAGGCCGACATGAAGGTGGTCGGCACGGCGCCCGACCCGCTGGTCGCGCGCGAGCTGATCAAGCAGACCAATCCCGACGTGCTGACCCTGGACGTCGAGATGCCGAAGATGGATGGCCTGGATTTCCTGGAAAAACTGATGCGGCTGCGGCCGATGCCTGTCGTGATGGTGTCGTCGCTGACGGAACGGGGCTCCGAGATCACGATGCGCGCGCTGGAGCTGGGCGCCGTCGACTTCGTGACCAAGCCGAAGATCTCGATCCAGACCGGCATGCGCGAGTACACCGACCTGATCGCCGACAAGATCCGCGCCGCGTCGAAAGCGCGCATCCGCGCGCGCACGCTGCCGCAAGCGGGCGCCGAAGGCGGCGTACCCCTGCCACAATTACGCAACCCGCTGATGTCGTCCGAAAAACTGATCATCGTGGGTGCGTCCACGGGTGGTACCGAAGCGATCCGCGAGTTCCTGATGCAGATGCCGTCCGACTGCCCGGGGATCCTGATCACGCAGCACATGCCGGAAGGCTTTACGCGCTCGTTCGCGAAACGCCTCGACTCGCTGTGCCGCATCTCGGTGCAGGAAGCGGCGGGCAACGAACGGGTGCTGCCGGGCCATGCGTACATCGCGCCGGGCCATTCGCACCTGCTGCTGACCCGCTCGGGCGCGAACTATATGACCAAGCTGGACCAGGGCGAACCCGTCAACCGGCACCGGCCGTCGGTGGATGTGCTGTTCCGCTCGGCAGCGCAGCACGCCGGTAAAAATGCCGTCGGGGTGATCCTGACGGGCATGGGCAAGGACGGCGCTGCTGGTATGCTGGAGATGAAGACGGCCGGGGCGTATAATTTTGCACAGGATGAAGCCAGCTGCGTCGTGTTCGGCATGCCGCGCGAAGCGATCGCCGTGGGCGCCACGCACGAGGTGGGCGCGCTGCAGGCGCTGCCGGGCATGGTGCTCGGCTACCTGGCGCAGCACGGCATGCGCGCGTTGCGCGTGTAA
- the cheD gene encoding chemoreceptor glutamine deamidase CheD has protein sequence MENEHLATNVYYDRTFDTQAAKILPGEYYYTSKDMLIVTVLGSCVSACIRDRVSGLGGMNHFMLPDGGADSNSPVSASARYGTFAMEILINSLLKSGARRDNLEAKVFGGGAVLKGFTAMNVGERNAAFVQTFLRNERIRVVAEDLNDIYPRKVYFFPRTGKVLVKKLMQSHNDTLAKREIEYASRLKVQPVAGEIELF, from the coding sequence ATGGAAAACGAACACCTCGCCACCAACGTCTATTACGACCGCACGTTCGACACCCAGGCGGCCAAGATCCTGCCGGGCGAGTACTACTACACCAGCAAGGACATGCTGATCGTGACGGTGCTCGGCTCGTGCGTCTCGGCCTGCATCCGCGACCGCGTCTCCGGCCTGGGCGGCATGAACCACTTCATGCTGCCGGACGGCGGCGCCGACAGCAACAGCCCCGTCTCGGCGTCGGCCCGCTACGGCACCTTCGCGATGGAGATCCTGATCAACAGCCTGCTGAAGTCCGGTGCCCGGCGCGACAACCTGGAGGCCAAGGTCTTCGGCGGCGGCGCCGTGCTGAAGGGCTTCACTGCCATGAACGTGGGCGAACGCAATGCCGCGTTCGTCCAGACCTTCCTGCGCAACGAACGCATCCGCGTCGTCGCGGAAGACCTGAACGACATCTACCCGCGCAAGGTGTATTTCTTCCCGCGCACGGGCAAGGTGCTCGTCAAGAAACTGATGCAATCGCATAACGATACGCTGGCGAAACGCGAGATCGAGTATGCGAGCCGCCTGAAAGTCCAGCCGGTGGCTGGCGAAATCGAGCTGTTCTGA
- a CDS encoding CheR family methyltransferase: MSKDTVKEFDFNARDFERVRGMIYKRAGIALADSKQEMVYSRLARRLRATGISSFVKYLDDLEAGRLGNEWEAFTNALTTNLTSFFRESHHFPLLADHVKKHRGEQLNIWCSASSTGEEPYSIAITVCEAFGTLTPPVHIIATDIDTNVLATAANGVYPIERIDKLTPEQQRKFFLKGKGDKAGLVRARPELRQLITYRQLNLLDDKWDIRGPFDVIFCRNVMIYFDKATQRKILSRFVPLMKPDALLFAGHSENFLYVSDALKLRGKTVYELDQGGSAARAMPQRA, from the coding sequence ATGTCCAAGGACACCGTCAAGGAGTTTGATTTCAATGCCCGCGACTTCGAGCGCGTACGGGGCATGATCTACAAACGGGCCGGCATCGCGCTGGCCGACAGCAAACAGGAGATGGTGTACAGCCGGCTGGCCAGGCGCCTGCGCGCCACCGGCATCTCATCCTTCGTGAAATACCTGGACGACCTCGAAGCGGGTCGCCTGGGCAACGAGTGGGAAGCGTTCACCAACGCGCTGACGACGAACCTGACGTCGTTCTTCCGCGAATCGCACCACTTCCCCCTGCTGGCCGACCACGTGAAGAAGCACCGTGGCGAGCAGCTCAATATCTGGTGTTCCGCCAGCTCCACCGGCGAGGAACCCTATTCGATCGCGATCACCGTGTGCGAGGCCTTCGGTACCTTGACGCCGCCGGTGCACATCATCGCCACCGACATCGACACCAACGTGCTGGCCACGGCCGCCAACGGCGTCTATCCGATCGAACGCATCGACAAGCTCACGCCCGAGCAGCAGCGCAAGTTCTTCCTGAAGGGGAAGGGCGACAAGGCCGGCCTGGTGCGGGCCCGCCCCGAGCTGCGCCAGCTGATCACGTATCGCCAGCTCAACCTGCTGGACGACAAATGGGACATCCGCGGTCCGTTCGACGTGATCTTCTGCCGCAACGTGATGATCTACTTCGACAAGGCCACCCAGCGCAAGATCCTGTCGCGCTTCGTGCCGCTGATGAAACCGGACGCCCTGCTGTTCGCGGGCCATTCCGAAAACTTCCTGTACGTGTCGGATGCGCTGAAACTGCGCGGGAAAACGGTGTATGAACTGGACCAGGGTGGCAGCGCCGCCCGGGCCATGCCGCAACGAGCATAA